In Tenacibaculum sp. 190524A02b, the genomic stretch AAAATCTTGTAATTCTTGAGGTATTGTATGAATTTCCTCTTGACTATGTACTGCTATATTTCCTTGTTTAATAAACTTATGTTTTGGATAACTCGTAGTATCAGGAACTGACTTTGTAACTGTTTTACCTTTTTCTATATAAGTAGTATCCTTGTAATACTGATAATAAGGAGGTTTAGAATACTGCAAAGCAACTGCATTATTGTAATAAATACCATTTTTTATATTGTCCACATGATTGAAAGTAGTAAATATAAAAGTTGGAAACTCTTTTGTTTTTCTAATAATATGTAAAGCTACCAAGGCATATTTTTCATTTGTATACTCAAACGCACCTGCTGCATTTTTCTCGTATAAAATTACATCTTTTGTATAATATCGTGAACTATGTTCATGCTCTTTTAATTTTCTCCAAGCTGCTTTTATTTCAATAGCTCCTTCTTTCGATTCTTTTGTATCAGCACAAGGAAAACATACTATAGATTTTTTAGCAGCTTCATCTGTTAAGCATGTTCCTCCATAGGTATTTAAATCATTTTTAGTGTTTTTTACCCAAGTATCAATAATACTTGTGTTTTGTAAATTATTCTTTCTGATATAAGAATACTCCACCTCATTCATTTTTGCTTCATATAAAACTTGGTTTCCTCCAGAAGTGTTCCCTAAGCCGCCACCTCCAAAAACAGTAGCCTCTCCAATCTCATTATTCTCATCTAAATTATTAAACAATGTAAAGCTACTAGTACCTTTTTGTTTAATAGGAGTTGCATAGGAATAATCAGGCACTCCTAAATCCTCCCATTTTGGCAAGGCATTCTTTTTTAAATACTTTGGCCCAAACAATTCCGCTTTACTTGCATAGGTATTCCAAACCAAATCTGGGGTATTAGTAGGCGTTACATTTAAAAATGTTTGTCCACTTGCAGTACTTGGCTTCCCTCTATTTCCTTTTATTGAAGGACTTGTTTTTACTGGCCAATTTAAAGCTATAAACTGCTGCCAAGCTACTTTATACAATTCCTTTTTTGTTGCATCTTTTGCAGGTCCTGAGGGTACTGAACTTTCCCCTAAGTTGATATTCTGTGTAACATATTTATCTATAGTTAAATCTTCTTTAACATCTTTTGCTACTTCTTTTATTATTTTCTCACCTTCTTTACTTTTTGAAAGCCAAAAATATAGTACTATACCTACCAGTAATAGTCCTATTAAATACCAAATGTTTTTATTCTGCTTCATAATTTGTAGGGTTAGATTTAAAATAATTTTTCAATTATTTTGTTTTAGTTTATAGTATTAGTTTTTAAGTCACTTATTCAAAGTAATAAATAAACTAAACTCTAATTCATATAAATCCTCTTAAACACAAATATTTAACCATGAATGCCTTTTATTTGAGCATTAAATTTTAAAAACTAGGTACTAATACCAATTTAGTATTAAAATGCCGCATGCAAATTCTTTCTTTTTAGAATTGTTCAATTTATTTATACAATATTTTAAAATTACATTAGTATAAAACTTTTGTAATTTCGCCCAAACTCAAAATATAGAATGAAGAGTATACAAGATATTAAAGTTGCTGTTGATGCTGTTGTATTTGGATATGACAAAAAACAACTCTCTGTATTATTAATAAAAAGAGGCGTACAACCTTTTAAAAATTCTTGGGCATTACCCGGTGGATTGGTAAAAGAAAACGAATCTTTAGAAGAAGCCGTACAAAGAGAATTAGAAGAGGAAACCGGAGTTACTATTGATTATCTAGAACAACTCTATACCTTTGGTAAACCTGGGCGTGATCCAAGAAACCGAGTCGTATCTGTAACCTATTTTGGCTTGGTAAGCCCTCAACATTTTAAAATTGCTGCCGCTACGGATGCTGCCGAAGTACAATGGTTTTCTATAAATGAATTGCCAGAACTTGCCTTTGATCATAGTATTATACTAGATAAAGCTTTAAAAAGATTGCAAAGTAAAATCAATTATCAACCTATAGGTTTTGAGCTATTAAAAAAAGAATTCCCTTTTTCAGACCTTGAAAATTTATATCAAACCATACTTGACAGAAAAATTGATCGACGTAATTTTAGAAAAAAAATACTCAGCTTTGACATTTTAATAGAAACTGATAAAATCCACAAGCCTTCTAGCGGTCGCCCAGCCAAACTTTTCAAATTCAATTCTGAGAAATATAAAGAACTTGAAGACAAAGGATTTCACTTTGAAATAAAGTTTGCGTAAAAAAAACACAAAAATCTTTTTTCAAGAAAAAATCTTTTTTATTTTTGCGTAAAATTAACGCAATATGATTTTAAATCTTGATACATCTTTTACACCTTATAGTACTCAAAACTCAATAAACTTTGAGCAGTTTACATTTTCTGGTGGCGAACCTCATCTCAAAATTACAACTGATCTTGAAAACGTAGAAGAAGTTACCATTACGCATCGTATTCGTTCATTCAATGATGTAGGAATTTTATTATTAGCTGTAAATGCGTTACGAAATATAGGTGTTCAAAAGCTACATGCTTTTATCCCTTATTTTCCTGCGGCAAGGCAAGATAGGATTATGATAACTGGCGAACCTTTATCCGTAAAAGTATATGCAGATATAATAAACAGTCAGCATTTTAACTCGGTAACTGTTTTTGATCCACATTCAGAAGTAACTCCTGCCCTACTTAACAATTGTAAAGTGATGCACAATTACACTTTTGTAGAGAGAGTTACGCAACAACTAACAGAAGGTTTAGTTTTGATTTCTCCTGATGGCGGAGCTTTAAAGAAGATTTACAAAGTAGCCTCTTATTTACAGAAGTATGAAGTAGTAGAATGCTCTAAAGTAAGAGATGTAAAAACAGGAAAGCTATCTAGTTTTAAAGTATATCATGAAGATTTACAGGGGAAAGATTGCTTAATTGTTGATGATATTTGTGATGGAGGTGGTACATTTTTAGGACTGGCACAAGAGTTAAAAAAGAAAAATGCAGGCAATCTATACATTGCAGTTAGTCATGGGATTTTTAGTAAAGGAACTGAACTATTAAATCAATACTTTTCTAAAGTTTTTACAACAGATAGTTTCAAATCTATAAACGGAACAGATTGCATACAAATTAAATTAGAAGAATTATTAAAAAATGAATGATGAAAACGATTACACTATACAGACCTGTAGGAGAAAAAGAATTGATATTAATTGCCGAAAGTAATTATAAAGCATTTCCTCCGAGACTAGAATGGCAACCTATTTTTTACCCTGTATTGAATGAGGAATATGCTACTGAAATAGCTTGTAAGTGGAATACTACGGATGCCTTTGGCAATTATTTAGGGTTTGTTACCAAATTTAAAATTACAGAAGAAGAATTTAAGAAGTATACCATAGAAAATGTTGGAGCGAAAATTCATAATGAACTGTGGGTTCCTTCTGAAGCTCTTGAGGTTTTTAACCAAAACATCATTGGCGAAATTGAAATATTAAAAGTTTGCATTGGAAAGGAGTTTAAAAAAGCATCCAGTGCTATTGTAGAAAAACATGTAAATGAATTAAAAAAATAAACTATGGAATTAAAAACAAAGCTATATAAAGAACAGCTAAAAGAATGGCCTGTAAATGGACATCACATTATGGCACAATATGATGAAGAAAAAATAGTCGTATACCAGTCGTACAGACCGGAAATTGGGAATTTTGCTATGAAAAATCAATTTTTTGGTGGTCCTTTTAAGTATACTAGAATGACTTGGATTAAACCTAATTTTTTATGGATGATGTACCGAAATGGTTGGGGAACTAAAGAAGGCCAAGAAGTGGTTTTAGCCATTCATTTAAAACGTGAAGCTTTTGAACGTTATTTGGAGCAAGTAGTATACTCTAGTTTTCAAAAAGAACTTTATGATACTTGGGAAAACTGGCAAGAACAGGTAAAAAATTCATCTATTAGATTGCAATGGGATCCTGACCATGATCCATATGGCGAAAAAATAGAAAGAAGAGCTATCCAAATTGGGATTCGAGGGGAAGAAATTATAAAATATGCCCAAGAGGATATTATTAAAATTGAGGATATTTCCGATTTTGTGCAAGCGCAATACCAACATGTGTTAAATAAGGAAGTGGATAAGCTATTAATTCCTGAAGAAAAACCATTTTTTAGTAAGATAGAAAGTGTCAATAAAAAATTACGATTAATACCATAACTATGAAAAGTAACATAATTGAAGCAACATTTTTAGGTTTAGCTGTAGGCGATGCTTTAGGTGTTCCTGTAGAGTTTAGATCTAGAAAAGAATTACAAGCAAACCCTGTTAAAGATATGCGTGAATATGGAACTCACAACCAACCTAAAGGTACTTGGTCTGATGATAGTTCTCTTACCTTTTGTCTAGCCGAAAGTCTTTGTAAAGAGCTTGAAATAAATCTGATTGACATTTCAAAAAATTTCATCAATTGGTTAGATTATGGCTTCTGGACTCCGCATGGAAAAGTTTTTGATATTGGTATACAAACAAGGCAATCTATTTATCAGTTAGCTAAAATCATAAATTCAAAGGAATATTCAGACCTAGAACTTTTGAAGTACTCTAACGATGAATATACAAATGGAAATGGCTCACTAATGAGAATTATCCCTTTATTATTTCACATAAAAGATTTTGAAATAAATAAACAGTTTGAAACTATATGGTTTGTTTCATCGTTAACACATCCACATATCAGGTCGGCAATTGCTTGTTTTATTTATTTGCAATTTGCTAAAAATATAATTGAAGGAAATACATTAATTGGTGCCTATAGAAAAATGCAAAAAAAAGTAAATACTTTTTTTGACGAAAAAGAATTATCTAGCTATGAAAAACAACATTTTTCAAGAGTACTAAATAACAATATAACAACTCTTAGGGAAAATGAAATTAAATCAGGAGGCTATGTCATTGATACTTTAGAAGCAAGTTTATGGTGCTTAATGACTAGTTCTGGTTATAAGGAAACTGTTTTAAAAGCCGTAAACCTTGGTGATGATACAGACACCACTGCTACTGTAGCGGGAGCTATTGCTGGTTTGTATTATGGAATGGAAGCTATTCCTAAAGAATGGGTTGAAGTCTTAGCGAGAAAAAACGATATTATTTCTTTAAGCAAAAAGTTTGCTAAAAAATATGGTTATGAAAAACAATAAGTCTGATGTAAATATAAAGGAAGTTAACCCTTTAGCTATTATCCCTACGATTAAAGTCATTCATGGAGATATTACAAAGATTAAAGCGGATGCTATTGTCAATGCGGCTAACTCTAGTTTATTAGGAGGTAGTGGTGTTGATGGTGCCATACATAGAGCTGGTGGAAAAGAAATTTTAGAAGCATGCATCGCTATTAGAAATAAACAAGGAACTTGTAAAACAGGAAAAGCAGTAATTACAACAGCTGGTAGTTTACCTGCTAAAAAAGTAATTCATACTGTAGGTCCTGTTTTCAATGGTGGGGAAAGACTGGAAAAAGAAAAAAAGTTATTAGCAGATTGTTATGTAAACAGTCTGCTAATAGCTAAAGAAAACAATCTAAAAACCATTGCTTTCCCTAACATTAGTACGGGGATTTATAAATTCCCAAAACAATTAGCAGCAGAAATCGCTTATAAAACGGTTATAGAAAACCCAATAGTAACAACAGTAATTTTTGTTTGCTTTGATATAGAAAACTATCATATTTATCAAAAAATACTAGAAAATGGAAACCATTGAGTATATAGAAGGAGATGCTACCAATCCAATAGGAACAGGAATTAAAATTATTGTACATGTATGTAATGATATTGGTGGCTGGGGAAAAGGCTTTGTTTTAGCAATATCTAAAAAATGGAAAAAACCAGAGAAAGCCTACAGAAAATGGCATGCATCAAAAGAAGATTTTGGTTTAGGCGAGGTTCAATTTGTACAGGTAGAAGCAGACTTATGGATTGCGAATCTAATTGGCCAACATAAAATTAGAAAAAGTCCTAACGGTTTACCTCCTATTCGTTATGAAGCCATTGAAAGTGGTCTTAAAAAAGTAGCCGTAAAAGCATTAAGTATCAACGCTTCAGTTCATATGCCTAGAATAGGTTGTGGATTGGCTGGCGGAAAATGGGATAAAATAGAACCTATTGTGCAAGAAAATCTAATTAGTAAGCAAGTACTAACAATTGTTTACGACTTTAAATAATAGATAAAATGAACGAAAAAGATAAAAAGAACCTCAGTAAATTTTTAAGTCTTATTTTAAGACATCAACCAGAAACCATACAATTAACCCTAGATACTAACGGGTGGGCGAATGTG encodes the following:
- a CDS encoding NUDIX domain-containing protein, with amino-acid sequence MKSIQDIKVAVDAVVFGYDKKQLSVLLIKRGVQPFKNSWALPGGLVKENESLEEAVQRELEEETGVTIDYLEQLYTFGKPGRDPRNRVVSVTYFGLVSPQHFKIAAATDAAEVQWFSINELPELAFDHSIILDKALKRLQSKINYQPIGFELLKKEFPFSDLENLYQTILDRKIDRRNFRKKILSFDILIETDKIHKPSSGRPAKLFKFNSEKYKELEDKGFHFEIKFA
- the prs gene encoding ribose-phosphate diphosphokinase, producing the protein MILNLDTSFTPYSTQNSINFEQFTFSGGEPHLKITTDLENVEEVTITHRIRSFNDVGILLLAVNALRNIGVQKLHAFIPYFPAARQDRIMITGEPLSVKVYADIINSQHFNSVTVFDPHSEVTPALLNNCKVMHNYTFVERVTQQLTEGLVLISPDGGALKKIYKVASYLQKYEVVECSKVRDVKTGKLSSFKVYHEDLQGKDCLIVDDICDGGGTFLGLAQELKKKNAGNLYIAVSHGIFSKGTELLNQYFSKVFTTDSFKSINGTDCIQIKLEELLKNE
- a CDS encoding ADP-ribosylation/crystallin J1, producing MKTITLYRPVGEKELILIAESNYKAFPPRLEWQPIFYPVLNEEYATEIACKWNTTDAFGNYLGFVTKFKITEEEFKKYTIENVGAKIHNELWVPSEALEVFNQNIIGEIEILKVCIGKEFKKASSAIVEKHVNELKK
- a CDS encoding DUF4291 domain-containing protein, producing the protein MELKTKLYKEQLKEWPVNGHHIMAQYDEEKIVVYQSYRPEIGNFAMKNQFFGGPFKYTRMTWIKPNFLWMMYRNGWGTKEGQEVVLAIHLKREAFERYLEQVVYSSFQKELYDTWENWQEQVKNSSIRLQWDPDHDPYGEKIERRAIQIGIRGEEIIKYAQEDIIKIEDISDFVQAQYQHVLNKEVDKLLIPEEKPFFSKIESVNKKLRLIP
- a CDS encoding ADP-ribosylglycohydrolase family protein translates to MKSNIIEATFLGLAVGDALGVPVEFRSRKELQANPVKDMREYGTHNQPKGTWSDDSSLTFCLAESLCKELEINLIDISKNFINWLDYGFWTPHGKVFDIGIQTRQSIYQLAKIINSKEYSDLELLKYSNDEYTNGNGSLMRIIPLLFHIKDFEINKQFETIWFVSSLTHPHIRSAIACFIYLQFAKNIIEGNTLIGAYRKMQKKVNTFFDEKELSSYEKQHFSRVLNNNITTLRENEIKSGGYVIDTLEASLWCLMTSSGYKETVLKAVNLGDDTDTTATVAGAIAGLYYGMEAIPKEWVEVLARKNDIISLSKKFAKKYGYEKQ
- a CDS encoding O-acetyl-ADP-ribose deacetylase; protein product: MKNNKSDVNIKEVNPLAIIPTIKVIHGDITKIKADAIVNAANSSLLGGSGVDGAIHRAGGKEILEACIAIRNKQGTCKTGKAVITTAGSLPAKKVIHTVGPVFNGGERLEKEKKLLADCYVNSLLIAKENNLKTIAFPNISTGIYKFPKQLAAEIAYKTVIENPIVTTVIFVCFDIENYHIYQKILENGNH
- a CDS encoding macro domain-containing protein; translation: METIEYIEGDATNPIGTGIKIIVHVCNDIGGWGKGFVLAISKKWKKPEKAYRKWHASKEDFGLGEVQFVQVEADLWIANLIGQHKIRKSPNGLPPIRYEAIESGLKKVAVKALSINASVHMPRIGCGLAGGKWDKIEPIVQENLISKQVLTIVYDFK